One Ricinus communis isolate WT05 ecotype wild-type chromosome 7, ASM1957865v1, whole genome shotgun sequence genomic region harbors:
- the LOC8266924 gene encoding putative F-box/FBD/LRR-repeat protein At4g03220 — protein METRSAKRRKLPFAESCDQGGDPPAGIDRISDLPDPILHHILFLLSVKSIARTSTLSKRWRSVWYSFPDLDFTTISTANTLANISQTNFLNTKRPPPHSLSMDFISQVLALRDKHSDLRTLRFRARSSFSCLNGLIRSAIRHNVQELDVEVATEDHFNFPRGVITSKTLRVLKLKSMYPGFRLLPSSVMTDGFRSLQVLSLSLVILYDQSSLLDLFTESSFPRLKKLNLDACFGLKHLKISCRGLEDLTLENCFQLHGLEICCGKLDKLRVASCFDAYYEKSWVKINSPNLRIVFWECNAITGTSSLENLTSLREASVGFFLLHEDVSAEKLQSVWDLLSGLSNAYSLTLESECVEILSNKNNFSHVLYPFSNLKILKLETGFNKSNVPGLASLFRSSPALHTLVLKIINDCKIERRQWNRDLWDMSTTKEEQFWESQIHTLKPFLSHLKVVKIHGFLECENEVSLAKFLLKHGKCLQEMTLCTARCNYRDSLRRQKVRSQMMGFSWASSNAKVAFQ, from the exons ATGGAAACAAGATCTGCTAAGCGAAGGAAACTTCCGTTTGCAGAAAGTTGTGATCAAGGAGGTGACCCCCCTGCCGGCATCGACCGCATCAGTGATCTTCCTGACCCTATTCTCCATCACATCCTCTTCCTCCTTTCTGTCAAATCCATTGCAAGAACCAGCACCTTATCGAAAAGATGGAGATCTGTGTGGTACTCGTTTCCTGACCTCGACTTTACCACTATCAGCACCGCTAATACTCTTGCAAATATCTCTCAAACAAATTTTCTCAACACGAAAAGACCACCGCCGCATTCTTTGTCAATGGACTTCATTTCTCAGGTATTGGCTCTCCGCGACAAGCATTCTGATCTAAGAACCCTTCGTTTTCGTGCTCGCTCGAGCTTTTCATGTCTCAATGGTTTGATACGCAGTGCAATTAGACATAACGTACAAGAACTTGATGTGGAAGTAGCCACTGAAGATCACTTCAATTTCCCTCGCGGGGTTATAACCAGTAAAACTTTACGAGTTctgaaattaaaatctatGTATCCTGGCTTCAGATTGCTTCCTTCTTCGGTAATGACTGATGGGTTTCGATCACTGCAAGTGTTGTCGCTTTCTCTTGTCATTTTATACGATCAGTCCTCACTGTTGGATTTGTTTACAGAATCATCATTCCCTCGTCTCAAGAAATTGAATCTAGATGCTTGTTTTGGATTGAAGCATCTCAAGATTAGTTGTCGAGGGCTCGAAGATTTAACCCTTGAGAATTGCTTTCAGCTCCATGGCTTGGAGATTTGTTGTGGAAAACTGGATAAATTGAGAGTTGCTAGCTGTTTTGATGCGTATTATGAGAAAAGTTGGGTTAAGATTAATTCACCAAACCTTAGAATTGTGTTTTGGGAGTGTAATGCAATTACTGGTACAAGTTCTCTTGAGAACCTAACCTCTTTGCGTGAAGCTTCTGTTGGTTTTTTTCTACTTCATGAAGACGTAAGTGCTGAGAAACTTCAAAGTGTGTGGGATCTTTTATCTGGGCTCTCTAATGCTTATAGTTTGACCCTTGAAAGCGAATGTGTTGAG ATTTTATCGAACAAGAATAACTTCTCACATGTTCTCTATCCATTTAGCAATCTTAAAATCTTGAAGTTGGAAACTGGTTTCAACAAAAGTAATGTACCCGGATTGGCCTCTTTGTTCAGAAGCTCTCCCGCATTGCATACTCTTGTTCTCAAGATTATCAACGATTGCAAGATTGAAAGGAGA CAATGGAATAGAGACTTGTGGGATATGTCTACCACAAAGGAAGAGCAATTCTGGGAATCTCAGATCCATACATTGAAGCCTTTCCTAAGCCATCTCAAGGTGGTGAAAATTCATGGATTTTTAGAATGTGAGAATGAAGTTAGTTTGGCAAAGTTTTTGCTCAAGCATGGCAAGTGCTTGCAAGAAATGACTCTTTGCACAGCACGTTGCAATTACAGAGATTCTCTTCGACGACAAAAAGTTAGGTCTCAAATGATGGGATTCTCTTGGGCTTCTTCTAATGCTAAAGTTGCATTTCAATga